The nucleotide sequence CCGGAAGTTCCCACGAACCGCGCTGGAACCACTTCGGTCGTTTCTTCTTCCTGAGTTCCGAAGGGCACCTTGACTGCTGGGCAGTTAACACGCACACCTGTTCGCGGAAAACAAGCATCCAACGCGTTTCTAACCTCTGCTAGGCTCGCAGCCGAGTTGTCCTTGAGTCTTTCGGAAGGAATGACGGCAAAATAGTCAACATCACTATAACGAGAAATGCTCGTGCCGTTACCAAACGAGCCAGTTCGGAAGAAGTGCGTGATCCCAAACGCCCGTTCTAGGCACGACTTAATCGACCTGCGATGCCGTGCAGCAGCTTCAGTCTCGGTCGCTGATGGAGTTAGCTTTCCAAGCAATTCCCTAAAGCCCTCTTCGACGGTCTTGGGCACAGCCAGTCACCCCTTTGGCTAAATGGTTCCCGAGCGCGACGAACACTGTAAAAGACCACACCTTCCCTTCCATACGCCCGGCATCGCCGTCGACCCCAAAGTGCCTAACGGTTCGGTCATCTTCGCGGTACTTCTAGGCAAGAGTTGCCAGTCGCCCCGCTATCCCAGCATGTCCCACGTGTCGTGGAATTTGAATGGCGCTCCCGCACGTCGTTTTTCACCGCGCAGCGAGGGCGGGCTGCGCCTTGGCTTCCCCAAGGCCCAGCGCTTGTCGCAACGCCTCCTACGGAAAGCGGCTTTCGGCATGGAGCAGCGCCATGCCCACCCACCGCTCCGCCTGCTGGCCGGACCGCCAGCGCTTCACCCGGCGGGCCTTGGCCTCCAAGATCAACAGCGCCGACTCCACCAGGTGGGTGGAGCTGAGGCTGGTGCGTAAATGGCCCGGGATGCCCAGACGGTGCAGCGTCAACGTCTCCTCCAGCCCCTCCCGCAGGCTCGCGGCCGCGCCCGGGCTGCTGCGCCGTCAACACCCGGCACCCCAGAAACTCCAGGAACCCTGCGCACTCCGGATCCGCGAACAGCCCGGGGTGCACCCGCCGCCGTCCGTGCAGCACCGGCGGCCCCTGCTCCGCCCAGTAGGCCCCTGACGCCGGCACCAGCGAGCCGTCCTCCGTGAGCACCAGCGGGCCGAAAGCCATGGACCGCTCCGGATGGCACCCTCCGGCTATCGCGCCGGCTCCCGGTACAGCGCCCGGCCATACTGCGATGCCGAGGTATGCAATGTAGTCGCTCGCTTTCTTGCCCGACCGCCCGACCCGGCAGATGCTTTCCACGTCCGCTTCGGAGGACGGTGTGCCATTGTTGGCGATCCGAACGGCGTCGGGAGTGAGCTCCACCAGGACCGACCTCGACCTGGCGTCGTCGCCGTTCTGCAGGAACTCCATCAGAAAGTGGCCGGTCTGCGGGAACATCATGGTCACGCGCTCAATCGCCCCGGCCAGCAAATCCTTGAGCTCGTCGGACCCCTCCTGGCGGGCGCGCGCAATGCGTTCGGCATGCGGCCGGGCCGACTCTTCCGAGCAAGCTGCGACGGCCCTTCCACACCGCCCTTGCGCGGATGGGACCCGCGCTCTTAGCAACCGGTACCCGATCACCTCACCACCTTCGGATAACGCCACCGCCACGGCCTGCTCTCGACAAGAGAAGCTTTCGGCAGTATGTTTTCGACAACCGGTTGCGAATTCCTCGTCAGCCCGGCGTCCAGGGCCGTCCGCATCCCGCCCTACCCCCCAGGCGGTGCGGCACGCCGCCGCGTTCATCGCCCTGTACACCACCCACCGCCTGCCTCCGACCGCTCCGCCTCTCGCCGCCGGCGACCATGCCGACGTTACCGCACTCCCGCGCCGGCTATACGCTGGGCGTCGCCCTACCCAAGGCCGGCCCAACCCACAGCACGGCGGCCCCAACCCGTACCGGGCCCACCATCTGCCACCCCGACCGCGTCGCCATCACCTTCTTCCCGCCGGCACCCCCGCAATGCGGTCCTCGCCCGGCGTCCCATGCGGGACGACAGCCGTGTATCGCGGCACGACCGCCGTCTATCCGAGCCACGCCCGGCCCGCCTTTCGGGGCCCCGTCGGCGGACTCACTCGCCGGCGCCGAAGTACTCCACCGCTACGAACTCCGGGCACGTCGCCAACTGATGCACATCGGCGAGGACGAAGACGAACAGGTACTCGCCACGGGGAGCCGGTTCCCATCCAAGCTCGATGCCGCCGTCACCGACCACGAACTCGTCGCAGTACACCCAGCTCTCCTCGGCCACCCCGCTGCCCCCGACCTCGCCCGGCCACGCGCCGATGAACCGGCCGGCACCAGCCTCACCGGCCGGCTCGGTGCGAAGAGGTACCGGGCGTATGTCTCCACGAACTCGTGGTACGCCTCCACCAACGGCGTCTCCTCGTGATAGCTGGCGAGGTTCTCCTGCACGTTCTCCTTGTCCCGAAACGGGAGCCACACGCTGAGCCCCGACGCATCCGGCGTCCCGCGCCCCCGCCACCTCGACGAACCCGTCCAGCGCCTCGACCGGCCGCCCCACCCTCCCCCCGAGGTCGGCCACCGACGGCGTCATGATGCCGGCGGCATCCTCGCTGTTCCCTCGGGAGTGCCGGGCGCAGGCGTCGACAATGATGCGCCCGAGCTCCGCCCCCGTCATGGAGGGCCTGGCGACCAGCGCCCCGAGGCTCGAAGCGTACTCCCAGCGCAGCCGCTGCCGGGTTCAACCTCCTACGAGGCGACCATGCAGCGGGCGAACGGGCTGACGGCGTACGCGACCTCAGTCGTGCTCATGAGAGAGCCGTTCAACCCGATGAGTTCAAGCGTCGCACCGGCGCGCTCGTGGGCCCGTTCCAGGTCCCGCCGGATCTCCAGAGCCTGCCGGATCCCCGTCACCGAAAGGGACTGGCCGCCGTAGCCCTCGTCGGCCCCAAACCCCACGACCGAGCCCGCCCCGTGGTTCCACAGGATGAGGCCGTGCCGCCTGGCAGGGTCGTTTTTCGCGGACCGTGTCATGAACTCCGCCAGCGTGACAGGGTCGCTCGGCGGGCGCCGTCCCGGGTCGCCGGCGACGAGTACGAGCCCGGCTCTTGTCACGTGGAACCTCTGGTTCCGTTCGGCGTCGATACCTTCTGTGTGCCACACGGTAGAAGGCGGCTATGGTGCGTGTCCGTTCGTCGGGACGCACTCCGGGGCGGGGTGGAGCTGGAGCTCGGCGGCCACGGCCGCGAGTTCGTCGACTACGTCCTCCAGGCTGCAGACCAGACCCGCCCAGAAGGCGGTGCGGGCCGCGGCCTCCGCTGCCTGCTGCTCCTGGCCGATGAGCGCCACCAACTGGCGGCCGATAGCGAGGAGTTCACCTGCCACGTCGGCGGCGCCCGCCCGCCCCCCGGCCTCCCGCCGGCCTTTGCCGTTCTGCAGGTTGTCCAGACGCTGCCCGATGGCCTCCAGCGCCCGCTTGCGCCTCACCGCCGCCGCCCGCTCTCCATTGAGCCGGATCACCTCGCCCATGTGTGGCCTCCCTCTGCGTCAAGACCTACGCGCCCGTTGCTGCGTCGATAGCGCCGACGGCCGCTCCGCCCGCCGCCCGCCCCGACCGGCGCCGCCACCGCCCCGCCCCACGATGCGGATGGGGATGTGCACGTCCGGGTTCCTCCAGCGCCCCCACCCGGAAACCCGTTCGACCGCCCAGAGGATGGTTGAGGCGGCTTGCTGCACCCCGCTCGGGCCTCCTGTGTACCGCCCGCCTGCCCGCCGCCAGCTTGGTTCGCCCCTGGCTCAGAACCTGGCGTGCCGCACCTGTCCGTAACCTGACGATCCGCGCTGGCCACCCCGTCGAACTCCCGGGCCG is from Limnochorda sp. L945t and encodes:
- a CDS encoding clostripain-related cysteine peptidase; amino-acid sequence: MTRAGLVLVAGDPGRRPPSDPVTLAEFMTRSAKNDPARRHGLILWNHGAGSVVGFGADEGYGGQSLSVTGIRQALEIRRDLERAHERAGATLELIGLNGSLMSTTEVAYAVSPFARCMVAS